CAAAAAATGATTTTTATGAAAGTGAAAATTATAAAGGCGATGGCTGTGCTCATGATGTAAAAAGGTAACTAAATTAATTATTACTGTTAAAAATACAATTCCATTTACTATCAAATTGCAGAATTGATATATATTTCTTTTGTAATTTCTAACCTGTATTTTTTATAAATATCAAAGTATTCAATAGTAATAAGTTCACTTTGTATCTGTTATTCCACTTACCTCAGGCATAATTTCTGCTCTTTATCTATAAGTCAATTAACTAACCAATAATTTAACCCTTAGTGAAAAAGAATAAAGAATAGATAAAAAAAGAGATAATATTATTGTAAAAATTATTTTTCATTAATTTAAATTAGGTTTTACTTAATTAAATGTAAATTGTATTTTCTAATTTGCTACTAATAAAATAGTAATTTATATAAGTTTTTGGAATATTTAGAATTTATTTTATATGGCATAATTCAAGGTTTAACAGAGTTTATTCCAGTAAGTAGTACAGCTCATTTGAAAATCATATCTAATCTCTTGGGAATTAATGATCCAGGACCCTCTACTTCTGCGATTATTCAATTTGGAAGTGTTTTGGCTATGATTTGGTATTTTAGGAATGATTTTTTTAAATTAAGAAGTAAGTATTCAAAAAAGTTTTTTGATGATTTCTTACATGAAAGATTATTTATATCAATCTTGATTGGAACTATCCCAATTGTTTTTCTTGGTTCTTGTATAAAGATATTTGTACCTTATTTTTCTGAAAATTTTCTACTTTCGCATTTATCAATAGCTTTGGTTTCCATCCTAATGGCTTTTTTTATGTTCATAGCAGATGGTTCGAAGAAAGGATCTATAAATTTAAGGAATCATAGATACACTGATAGTTTTTTGATAGGTTTTTCTCAAGCATTTGCTATATTTCCAGGTTTCTCAAGGTCTGGTGTTACTATTTCTACCGCTCTTTTATCTGGATGGGAGAGAAGCGATGCTGCTAAATTCTCTTTTCTTTTAGGCATACCAGCCATCTCTATTGCCTCATTTGTTGAATTCATTAATTCTTTCAATGAATTTTATTCGTTAAGTTTTTTACCTTTAATTATTGGTCTCATTTCGACATTTTTATCTTCATTATTAGCAATCGATTTTTTATTAAAGTATTTTTGTGCAAATGGTTTGAAATTATTTATAATCTATCGAATTGTTTTTGCTATCTTGATTCTTCTAAATTTATGATAAGTTTTAAAAAAGATTTTGCAATTGTGTTAGTGTTGAAAAAAATTGTTTAATGAATATTCTTCTATCTTTCCAGCTTGGTGAAGTTGAAGTTTCAAACCTTACAGTAGTAGTGTTAGCGTTTTTTTCAACTTTTACCTTCGTAGCAGTTGGCATTAGCTCATATAAACTATATAAATCTCTTATAAATGAAGATGATAAGTAATCGGAACGGCGGGATTTGAACCCACGACCCCCACTACCCCAAAGTGGTGCGCTACCAAACTGCGCTACGCCCCGTTTTATTACTATAAAGATTAAGAAGGATTTAAAAGTTATTCTTTATAGGATTGTTATCAGATCTCAATACACATTTGTTAACATCCCAATCAAAATTTTCCCAAATATAGTCTTTTAATTTGTAATTACTTCCAGGAAAACTTTTTAACTTAACTTTTGTAGGAGAAGCAGAACAATATTGTCTAGCACCTGGGGATGCAAGATATTGTTGATGGTAGTTTTCTGCATAAAAATATTTATCAATCAATTTTATTTCTGTTTCAATTAAACCTAGATTAAATTTATTTAGTTCTTTTTGATATTGTTCTTTACTGGCGTAAATTATTTTTTTATTATCTTCATTTTTATAATAAATTGCTGATCTATATTGAGTCCCCATATCATTACCTTGTCTGTTTTTTTGTGTAGGGTCATGGCATTCCCAAAACATTTTTAATAAATCACTTATATCTATTTCACTTTTATCCCAGATAACTCGTACGACTTCTGAATGACCAGTTAAACCGGAACATACTTCGTAATAACTAGGGTTGCTTTTATCCCCACCAGCATATCCAACTGAAGTTGTAACAACTCCTGGAAGTTTCCAAAAACATTTTTCCGCTCCCCAGAAACAACCACACCCAAAAATTATTTCATCTTCATTAGGATTAGGTTCTAATTTAATATCTGTTTTTAATATTCTATGAACTGAATTAATTTCATTATCTAAAGTTTTAGCTTCATTATTCATAATGTTTTTTAGAAATTCAAACATATCTTAAATTTTTATATCATAGTCTGAAAAATTGCTTTTAACTGTTAACAATTTTAGTTGCTAATTCTCTTTCCC
This window of the Prochlorococcus sp. MIT 1314 genome carries:
- the msrA gene encoding peptide-methionine (S)-S-oxide reductase MsrA; translated protein: MFEFLKNIMNNEAKTLDNEINSVHRILKTDIKLEPNPNEDEIIFGCGCFWGAEKCFWKLPGVVTTSVGYAGGDKSNPSYYEVCSGLTGHSEVVRVIWDKSEIDISDLLKMFWECHDPTQKNRQGNDMGTQYRSAIYYKNEDNKKIIYASKEQYQKELNKFNLGLIETEIKLIDKYFYAENYHQQYLASPGARQYCSASPTKVKLKSFPGSNYKLKDYIWENFDWDVNKCVLRSDNNPIKNNF
- a CDS encoding undecaprenyl-diphosphate phosphatase, which translates into the protein MEYLEFILYGIIQGLTEFIPVSSTAHLKIISNLLGINDPGPSTSAIIQFGSVLAMIWYFRNDFFKLRSKYSKKFFDDFLHERLFISILIGTIPIVFLGSCIKIFVPYFSENFLLSHLSIALVSILMAFFMFIADGSKKGSINLRNHRYTDSFLIGFSQAFAIFPGFSRSGVTISTALLSGWERSDAAKFSFLLGIPAISIASFVEFINSFNEFYSLSFLPLIIGLISTFLSSLLAIDFLLKYFCANGLKLFIIYRIVFAILILLNL